The Pseudomonas sp. Marseille-Q3773 DNA window TGGCTACCGCTGCGCTGCTGCTGGCCAGTGAAGTGCTGGGCCGGCTGGGCGTGCTCAGCCGTTTCTACAACAACCCGATCATCTATGAATTCCTGCTCGGCATCGGCCTGGGCGTGCTGCACCGCAGCGGGCTGATCCGCCATGCCCGCGGGTTGCCGCTGCTGTTGTTGGTGCTGGCGAGTCTGGCCATCTATTACCTGGACGCTTCCCGGCGGCTGCTCAACTGGGGCGTGCCGAGCGCAATGATCGTGCTGGCCTTCGTCGCCCTGGAGCCGCAGTTCCGTGGCAACCGGCTGCTCAAGGCCCTGGGCGATTGTTCGTATTCGGTGTACCTGGTTCATGTGCTGGTGCTGTACGCCGGCTGGTTCGCCAGCCAGCGCCTGCAACTGAACCCGTACCTGGTATTCGCCCTGTGCGTGCCGTCCATTGGACTAATGTCGTGGTGCAGCTACCGCTGGCTGGAGCGCGGGCTGTACCGGCGCATGCAGGCCTGGTTGGCGGCGCCACGGGAGCCAGCCCCTGAATATGCGCTTTCCCGAGTCAAATACTAGGACTTTGTTCAAAGGCCGGGTTGGCGTACACTTGGCCGCAAGTCTGTGAGGAACCTACATGAGCGCTATAACCATTACCGACGCCGCCCATGACTACCTGGCCGATCTGCTTTCCAAGCAGAATACGCCTGGCATCGGCATTCGCATTTTCATCACCCAGCCAGGCACCCAGTACGCCGAAACCTGTATCGCCTACTGCAAGCCGGGCGAAGAGAAGCCTGACGACACCGCCGTGGGCCTGAAGAGCTTCACCGCTTACCTGGATGCCGTCAGCGTGCCGTTCCTGGAAGACGCGCTGGTCGACTACGCTACCGACCGCATGGGTGGCCAGCTGACCATCAAGGCGCCGAACGCCAAGGTGCCGATGGTCAACGAAGACAGCCCGATCAACGAGCGCATCAATTACTACCTGCAGACCGAGATCAACCCCGGCCTGGCCAGCCACGGCGGCCAGGTGAGCCTGGTGGACGTGGTCGACGACGGCATCGCCGTGCTGCAGTTCGGCGGTGGTTGCCAGGGTTGTGGCCAGGCAGACGTAACCCTCAAGGAAGGCATCGAGCGTACACTGCTGGAGCGCATTCCCGAGCTGAAGGGCGTACGCGATGTGACTGACCACAGCCAGAAAGAAAACGCCTACTACTAAGGCTGGATGGTCTGCTTGTAGGAGCGGCCTTGTGTCGTGATGGGGCGCGAAGCGGCTCCAGGGTCTTGGCATCGCCGCTGAGATTGCAGGGGCCGCTCCGCGCCCCGTCGCGACACAAGGCTGCTCCTACAAAATCGCGCTCCTAGCAACAAAGTGTTACGGTTTCAAGCCCTGCGACAACAGGCCGCAGCCCGTATTCAAAGGGCTGCAGCCGGTCCTTGCCTTCGTCGGGTAGAACCCCTCGGGGTGTCATGCCAGAATGCCTCGGCTTTTCGTCCGGCCCGTCCCGAGGGTCGGCACCTTCCCTGTAAAGGACGGTTTCATGAATGATCTATATACCCGGCGCGCCGTTGTCGCCGGGATGGGCGTTCTCGGGCTTGGCCTGCTGGCAGGCTGCAGCCCGGCCCGGGGGCTCGAGTTCAAGTACGGCAAGAACATGAGCAACGAGATCCTTGGGCGCAAGTTCAGCCTCAAGGACACCCAGGGCAACGTGCGCACCCTGTCGAGTTTCTACGGCAGCATGCCGATGATCTTCTTCGGCTTTACCCAGTGCCCGGCGGTCTGCCCGACCACGCTGGCGCGCGCCGCACAGATTCGCAAGCTGCTCAAAGGCCGCGACCGCGACCTGTTCCAGGTGGTGCTGATCACCCTGGACCCGGAGCGCGACACCCCGGAAGTGCTGGATGCCTACGTCAAGGCGTTCGACCCGTCGTTCACCGCGCTCACCGGCACCCCCGAAGAGATCGCCGCAGTAGCCAAGGAATTCAAGGTGTTCTACGAGAAGGTCCCGGCCGGGGATACCTATACCGTCTCGCACTCGTCCACCAGCTATGTCTACGATACCCGCGGCACGTTGCGCCTGAGCCTGGGCCATGCCCTGACCGCCCAGGAATGCGCCGAAGACCTGGTTACCCTGATGGAGATTTGCTGAATGTCGATGCAACCGTTCAAGCGCGGCCTGGCCGCCCTGGTCCTGATGGGCCTGGCCCTGCCAGCCCTGGCGCAGACCACCGTGAGCGATGCCTGGGTGCGTGCCAGTGTGCCGCACCAGCAGTCCACCGGGGCCTTCATGACCCTGACCGCCAGCAGCGACAGCAAGCTGGTGGGCGTGGCGTCCCAGGTGGCCAAGACCGTCCAGGTGCACGAGATGACCATGAACGGCGACGTGATGGGCATGCGTGAGGTGAAAACCGTCGAGTTGCCAGCCGGCAAAGCCGTGACGCTGGATCCGAATGGCCTGCACGTGATGCTGATGGGGCTGAGCAATCAGGTGAAGGAGGGTGACAAAGTGCCGCTGAGCCTGATCATCGAGGATGCCAAGGGTGCCAGGGAAACCGTGGACGTTCAGGCTGAGGTGCGAGCGCTCACCGCTGAGGCGGGCAGCGGGCATGAGCACATGCACATGAACCACTGACAGATGTGCAACGGGGCCGCTTTGCGGCCCTGTTCATTTTCAGCTGCGAAACTTCGGCAGTGGCCTGTCGAGCGTCAGTGAGGTCAGAGTCTTGCGCACTTTGGCCTCGTCAGCCTCCAGGGCCTTCAGGCTCGCGCGGATCTTGCCGGCGGCGGGCACATCGCCCTGCCGGTCGATCCAGTCGGCAATTTCCTTGCAGGCGCTGCTCAGGCAGGCTTGGCGCTGGTTCATCAGCGACAGCAGGGTGGTGAGCTCTCTTTCGGACATGGCAGGATCCTCTGTTCAGCTCTGTCAGTGTAGCAGCGGCTGGCGGGAATACCTGTGGCCGGCTGTCGCAGCTCAGGCCTGCAGGCAGGCGCTGCGGTAGGCCCCTGGCGTCACTCCATAGGCCTGCTTGAACTGCCGACTCAGATGGCTTTGGTCGGCATAGCCCAAGTCGAACGCCACATCCGAGGCTGCCCAGCCACGCTTGAGCATCTCCCGTGCCCGGGCCAGGCGGCGCTGCTTCAGCCAGGCATGTGGCGGCAGGCCGGTGGCCTGGCGGAACACCCGGGCGAAATGGAACGGTGACAGGTTGACCGCCGCCGCCAGCGCTTCCAGCGAGGGCGGGTCGGCCAGCTGGCTTTCCAGCAGTTCGCGCGCGCGGGCCACCGCCAGCGGTTCCTGGCCGGGAGCCGCAAGTTCGGCGCATTGCCCGTGGCGCTGCACCAGGGCCAGCACCGCCTGGCGCCAGGCGGTCTGTTGCTGCAGGGCACTGGCACCGGCTTCGGACAGCTGGTGCAACTGGCTGAAGGCGCTGGCCAGGGCCGGGTCATGGATCACGCTGTCCTTGAAACGGGGCATGCCTTCGCGGCCCAGTTCCAGCTCCTCGAGCACCCCGGTTACTCGCTCGTGCTCCGGGTAGAAGCCACGGTAGCGCCAGCCCGCTTCGTGGGCGGTGGCCCCGGTGTGCAACTCGTCAGGGTTGATCAGCACCATGCTGCCGACCGGCGCCAGGTGCTCGCTACCGCGGTGCCAGAAGCGCTGGGCACCCGACTCGATCACAGTGAACACGTAACCTTCGTGCACATGCGGGGCGAAGCGCTGCTGGAAATAGCGTGCATGGAGCATCTCGACGTCGCCCAGTGCCGGCGCCTGCCAGAGGTGTGTCTGCTCGCGCAGGGGCGTGCTCATGGCAGCCAGCCGCGCAGGGCGTAGAAGATCAACATGCTCACCAGCATGCTCAGCAGCACGCTGCGGGTCAACAGCACCAGGGCAATGGCTACCAGCGAACCCAGCAGGTAGGGGTTGAGCAGGCTCAGGTCGAGCTGGTGCCCGGGCATGAAGATGATCGGGGCGCAGATCGCGGTGAGCATGCCCGGAACGGCAAAACCGAGGAATTGCCGGGCATTTGAGCTCAGCCGCAACGGCAGGCGTGGTTCCAGGAATGCATAGCGGTTGAGGAACACAATTGCGCCCATGGCGAAAATCAGGATCCAGGTCATGAGCGGGCTCCGCTGAATTTCTGGCAGATGAAACCGGCACCCATGCCCAGCAGGCCTGCCGCCACCAGGGCGGTTTCCCATTGCCAGTGGCTGAACAGTACCGAGCAGAACAGCGACACTGCCACGCATACCACCGTCGCCAGGTTGCGCACCAGCGGTGCGATCAGCGCGACGAAAGTGGCGACGATGGAGAAGTCCAGGCCGAGCTGGTCCAGATGGGGAATGTTCTGCCCCAACAGGATGCCGGCCAGGGTAAACAGGTTCCAGGCGATGTAGAACGTCAGCCCCACGCCAAGGGCATACCAGCGGTTGAACTGTTGCTGGTCGTACTGGCTGGTGAGGGCAAAGAACTCGTCGGTCAAAAGGAAGCCAAGGCCCAGCCGCCAGCGCAATGGCTGGTTGGACAGCAGCGGGCGCATCGACAGGCCATACAGCAGGTGCTGTGAGGTCAGCAGCAGGGTGGTCAGCAGGATCGACGCCAGGTTGGCACCGCCCTTGAGCATGCCGATGGCGACCAGTTGCGCGGCCCCGGCGAAGACAATGGCCGATAGCCCTTGCCCTTCCCAGGCGCTGAGGTTGGCTTCGATGGCCATGGAACCGGCCAGCAGGCCCCAGGGGGCGACGGCCAGCGACAGCGGCAAGCTGGCGATGGCACCGTGGAGGTAAGCTTGGCGTGCAATGTGGGGCATGATGGCTGCAGTACATGTACTAGGTAGGCCAGCATGCCAGAAGGTGCGCGGGAATGGCTTGAACGATCTTGCTGGTCGACGCAGTTCCTGCAGAGGGCGCTCAGGGATGGCTGGTCAGGTGCTGTTGCGCCGTTACGCAGCCATTTATCTCGACGGCCTTTTGCAGCAGGCTCTGGCGGTGTTGCGGGTCGAGGTCGCCGAGCAGGCGGTACACCTCGGCCTGGTAGTCGCGCTGACGCCCCCACTGCATTTCCAGCCCCTGCGGCCTGTTGCGGTTGCAGGCCAGGCGCGTGGCCGGCTGCGGGTAGTAGGATGCATAAACCGTGGCCATGTTGGGGATGGCTTCCAGCGCAGCACGGTATTCGTCGCTGACGCTGTAGGGGGGGCACCAGGTGGCAATGGCCGGCGCCGGTGCGGCAAAGCCCTGCTTGAGGCTGGCTTCGAGCAATGGGCAGGCGGCATCCGGAATCTGTGCCGCAGGCAGGTAGGTCATGTAATACAGCGCCAGGCGGTACTGTGCGACCGGGTGGCCAAGCTCCACGGATTTCTTCAGCAAGGCAACCGCCGTGGGCAGCGTATGGGCCATGGCCTGGCCCTGGCGGCTGAGTTCCGGGTCGCCGCTCACGGCCGTACGCAGCGTACTGGCGCTGTCATCCTGGCTGTCAGCCTGCTCCAGCAATGGCAGGGCCTGGCGGTAGAGCAGGTCGGCATGCGGGTCGATACGCACCTCGTGGGCATGCGCGGCCAGAGGCATCAGGGCGATCAACAGTGGGGGCAAGCGAAGCATGCGGCTCACAGGCAGACTCCGAGTGGTGCCAGGTACTGATGGACGGCTTCGATGTTCATGGCGGTCAAGCGGGCGCCTCGGGCAGGTCGGAACGACGGCCTATTCTAGCCACCCGAGGGCCTCGCCGGAAGACCACCTGCCGACTCTCAGACGAGCTTGACTGGCGAGGCCTTGCGCAGGGCCTGTTTTTCCTGGGCCAGGCCAAGCTTGGCGGTAATCACCTTGGCCAGCGCATTGTTGCCCAGGTCGTTCAGGTGCAGGCGGTCGATGAACAAATCGGCGCCGAACACCGGCGAGCTGCTGAGCATGCTGTTCATGTCGTAGCAGGGGACCGGGTCGGCCTGGCGCTTGATGCGGCGGAAGAAGGCCGAATGCAACTGGCTGTCGAAGGCGCCGTCCAGCAGCCGGTCGAAATTTGCCGGTCGCCGCTCCAGCGCGTCCAGCATGGCTTGCTCGCCAGCCGGCAGGTTATCCCGGCACCAGGGCAGCAGCGGCTGCAGGATGAAGGTGAGGGTGGCGTGGCTGTCGGCCAGCAAGCGGTCCCACTGGCGCAAGGTTCGGCCGATATGGTCGGCGGCACGCGCCATGCGTTTTTCCGGGGACGACAATGGCCAGGTGGCTGGCGTTTCGACCGGAGTGGGCGCGCCCAGTGCCTGGCTGATGCGCCGCCACAGTGATGGCCGGCGGGCCGGCGCGGCAGGCTGCAGGCCTTCGCTGAAACTGTTGAGAAAACTCTGGTAGGCCTTGGCGTGCTGCGGGTCGTGCTGGTTGCCGAGGACTTCGCTGAGGGCTTCGTGGGCCAGGCTGTTGACGCCACTCAGCACCACCACATGCCCGATCTGGCCAAGGCGGTGCTGGTGGGTGAGAAACATCAGCAGTTCCTGGCTGGCGTTGAGCCCGCAGCCGGCCAGGCTCAGCCAGACTTCGCCGGTGAGCATCGACAGGTGCGAAGCCACGGTATGTTCATCGGAGCTGGCGCCGATGCCCAGGGCGGTGGAACCACCCACCAGCAGGTTGATGCGTGCCGCACTGCCGCGCTCGGCCGCCGAAAAGCGCTTGCCGGCGCAATGGCTATAACGCAGGCCCAGGGCATCGGTGTTGATGGTACCGGAGCGGTAGCCGGTTTCATGGACATGCACGGTGTGCGGGGCACGCCGGCTGCCCAGCAAAAGAAAGCGCTGGTAGTCCTGTTGCAACGGTGAAGGCGCCCGGTTCGGGTCTGTCGCGGTCATGGGTTCTCCTTCTGTTGCAACGGGCGCCTGCACACTTTCAGGCTGCCAGTTCCCTGAGGTTGTACAGCAGGCCGCCAGCCGCGATCAGCAGCAGGGCGACGCCCGAGGCCAGGCTGATCATGCGGTTGCTGCGCTGCGAGGCGATCTTGCCGATGGCGAAGATGTACAGGCTGAGCACGGCGAAGTCGATGACCACCCAGAGCAGCGACAGCACCACCATGCTCTTGCCGAACGACTCGGTGATCTGGATGAACTGCGGGAAGAAGGCGATGAAGAAGATGATGTCCTTCGGGTTGGAAATGCCCACCATGAAACCTTGCAGCAGCCCGCCGCGGCCGGGCTTGGCGGGTTCAGCCGGCGCCTCGGACGCAGGCGCCGCCAGCGCTTCCCTGAGCGTGCCCACGGCGATGTAGCCAATGAACAGGCAGCCCAGCAGGCTCATGGCGCTCAGCCAGGTCTTGTCGATGGCCGCGCTGGTGAGGATGATCCAGGCGGCCGCGCCGATCAGCACCAGTGACGCCCAGTTGGTGCCGACAGCGGTGAAAATCGCTTTGCGCGAGCCGGAGGCGGCTGCGGTGTTGACGATCAAGGCCACCACCGGGCCGGGAGTGGCGATCAGCAGCAGTACGGTAAGGGCGTAGGTAGCGGTGAGTGCGGTATTCACGGTCAGGTCTCGATCAGTAGGTCGGGTGTGGCCGGGTGTGCGGCATGGGCATGGAACGGGCAGCGGGAAGGGTTGAGCGACCCTGCCTCCTGCAGCTGGTACTGCTTCCACTCGTAATTGTCGGCATCGCCGAAGAAGCCAAGGGTGTCGGGCATGACACCGTCGTTGTAGTGGCGCACGCGTTCGCGAATGCGTTCGCGGATTCGCTGGCCACTTTCGGTATTGGCGTTGGCCACTTCGTCGAAATTGGCCCGAGGGTTGATGACAAAGGTGATGTGTGGCCCCAGGTTGCGGCTTTTCATCTGCCGGTGGCCGGGGAAGTTCATGTTGATGAACAGCGGCATGCCGGCATAGCAGAACGACCAGCCATTGTCTTCGGGGTCGGTCGGGATGCCTTGCGGCCAAGGGTGCGGATCGCGCGCATGCACGCCACGCAACACCTTCCAGGCCAGCGCCTGCTGTTCGGCCAGGGTATGGTCGGCAGCGGTTTCGAGGAATACCACCAGCGGGCTGCCGATGCGTTGCTTGGGTGGGATCGGGGCGATCATGCGCACGTAGTCGGCCAGGCCCTGGGCGATGTCGTCGGCCAGTTGCTCGGAGCGGGCGAAGAGTACGTGGCAGGTAGCGCCGTTCACCGCCTTGCGGCCGAACAGGCATGGAAATTCGGGGTTGGCAAGGACAGTGCGAAAATGTTCTAGGGTTTTGTAGGTCCAATGTTGCGTGTAGCGGACATGTTCAGCGGCCAGCTCCAGCGCGTCCAGGCGATAGCAAGTTCCATAACCCGTAAACATGATTTCCCCAGGCGATAATTAGATGAGCTTTCCAGTCATATGCAGGCAGGATCTTGGTTATCTTTGTTATTTACCTGCATTTTCCGAGACGATCCGGGCGTTGTAAAACGCGTGGAACTATGACCTACTATTAGTCTCATTCATGCTCGGGACGTCGCCATGTCGGAACGGATTCAGGCCTTGCACGCGCTGCGTGCCTTCGAGGTGGCCTCTCGCTATGGCTCATTTACCCGTGCCGCGGAAGAACTGGCCCTGACTCAAGGGGCCGTCAGCCATCACATCAAGACGCTCGAAGCCATGTTCGGTTGTGACCTGTTCGAGCGGCGCGGGCCGAAACTGGCCCTGACCGAACACGGCCGCCTGCTGGCGCAAGAGCTCAAGGTGGGGTTCAAGATCATCGAAAATGCCTGCGCGCTGCTGCGCCAGGACCGCTACGGCCTGCGCCTGAAAGCCCCGTCGACACTCACCGTGCGCTGGCTGTTACGGGCGCTGGATGCCTTCAAGAAGGTCGAGGACAACTGCAGCGTGCAATTGTCCAGCGTGTGGATGGACATCGACAGCGTGGACTTCTATTCCGAGCCCTACGACTGCGCGATCCTGCTGGCCAGCGGGCGTTTTCCCGCCGATATCGAGAGCTTCAAGCTGTTCGACGAGTGGCTGATTCCGGTGTGCCACCCGGACTACATGGCCCAGGCGCAACCGGACCTGGCCGACCTGGCCCAGTGCGAATTCCTGCACCCGTCGCCCGACCGGCGTGACTGGCGGCGCTGGCTGGCACGCATGGACGCGCTGTATATCAGCATCGACCACGGGCAAGTGTTCGATACCCTTGACCAGGGCATCTCTGCCGCCCAGCAAGGCCTGGGTATTTCGGTGGTAGACCTGGTGCTGGCCAGCGCCGACCTGGGGGCGGGGCGCCTGGTC harbors:
- a CDS encoding acyltransferase, with product MLYSLQALRAFAAWVVVCHHFMQIFFDFHASGPVGQLLTDRGAVGVDIFFVISGLVIYLSTRDKAIEPRQFLLNRVLRIVPAYWFYTALMATLLLAFSQWMPHQAFTWQHLWLSLLFIPAENPGGYGLYPTLNVGWTLNFEMFFYLLFGLAFLVRQRHHQLLATAALLLASEVLGRLGVLSRFYNNPIIYEFLLGIGLGVLHRSGLIRHARGLPLLLLVLASLAIYYLDASRRLLNWGVPSAMIVLAFVALEPQFRGNRLLKALGDCSYSVYLVHVLVLYAGWFASQRLQLNPYLVFALCVPSIGLMSWCSYRWLERGLYRRMQAWLAAPREPAPEYALSRVKY
- the nfuA gene encoding Fe-S biogenesis protein NfuA, translated to MSAITITDAAHDYLADLLSKQNTPGIGIRIFITQPGTQYAETCIAYCKPGEEKPDDTAVGLKSFTAYLDAVSVPFLEDALVDYATDRMGGQLTIKAPNAKVPMVNEDSPINERINYYLQTEINPGLASHGGQVSLVDVVDDGIAVLQFGGGCQGCGQADVTLKEGIERTLLERIPELKGVRDVTDHSQKENAYY
- a CDS encoding SCO family protein, with protein sequence MNDLYTRRAVVAGMGVLGLGLLAGCSPARGLEFKYGKNMSNEILGRKFSLKDTQGNVRTLSSFYGSMPMIFFGFTQCPAVCPTTLARAAQIRKLLKGRDRDLFQVVLITLDPERDTPEVLDAYVKAFDPSFTALTGTPEEIAAVAKEFKVFYEKVPAGDTYTVSHSSTSYVYDTRGTLRLSLGHALTAQECAEDLVTLMEIC
- a CDS encoding copper chaperone PCu(A)C yields the protein MSMQPFKRGLAALVLMGLALPALAQTTVSDAWVRASVPHQQSTGAFMTLTASSDSKLVGVASQVAKTVQVHEMTMNGDVMGMREVKTVELPAGKAVTLDPNGLHVMLMGLSNQVKEGDKVPLSLIIEDAKGARETVDVQAEVRALTAEAGSGHEHMHMNH
- a CDS encoding AraC family transcriptional regulator, with the translated sequence MSTPLREQTHLWQAPALGDVEMLHARYFQQRFAPHVHEGYVFTVIESGAQRFWHRGSEHLAPVGSMVLINPDELHTGATAHEAGWRYRGFYPEHERVTGVLEELELGREGMPRFKDSVIHDPALASAFSQLHQLSEAGASALQQQTAWRQAVLALVQRHGQCAELAAPGQEPLAVARARELLESQLADPPSLEALAAAVNLSPFHFARVFRQATGLPPHAWLKQRRLARAREMLKRGWAASDVAFDLGYADQSHLSRQFKQAYGVTPGAYRSACLQA
- a CDS encoding AzlD domain-containing protein, whose amino-acid sequence is MTWILIFAMGAIVFLNRYAFLEPRLPLRLSSNARQFLGFAVPGMLTAICAPIIFMPGHQLDLSLLNPYLLGSLVAIALVLLTRSVLLSMLVSMLIFYALRGWLP
- a CDS encoding AzlC family ABC transporter permease, whose protein sequence is MPHIARQAYLHGAIASLPLSLAVAPWGLLAGSMAIEANLSAWEGQGLSAIVFAGAAQLVAIGMLKGGANLASILLTTLLLTSQHLLYGLSMRPLLSNQPLRWRLGLGFLLTDEFFALTSQYDQQQFNRWYALGVGLTFYIAWNLFTLAGILLGQNIPHLDQLGLDFSIVATFVALIAPLVRNLATVVCVAVSLFCSVLFSHWQWETALVAAGLLGMGAGFICQKFSGARS
- a CDS encoding sel1 repeat family protein encodes the protein MSRMLRLPPLLIALMPLAAHAHEVRIDPHADLLYRQALPLLEQADSQDDSASTLRTAVSGDPELSRQGQAMAHTLPTAVALLKKSVELGHPVAQYRLALYYMTYLPAAQIPDAACPLLEASLKQGFAAPAPAIATWCPPYSVSDEYRAALEAIPNMATVYASYYPQPATRLACNRNRPQGLEMQWGRQRDYQAEVYRLLGDLDPQHRQSLLQKAVEINGCVTAQQHLTSHP
- a CDS encoding LysE family translocator; translated protein: MNTALTATYALTVLLLIATPGPVVALIVNTAAASGSRKAIFTAVGTNWASLVLIGAAAWIILTSAAIDKTWLSAMSLLGCLFIGYIAVGTLREALAAPASEAPAEPAKPGRGGLLQGFMVGISNPKDIIFFIAFFPQFIQITESFGKSMVVLSLLWVVIDFAVLSLYIFAIGKIASQRSNRMISLASGVALLLIAAGGLLYNLRELAA
- a CDS encoding YqcI/YcgG family protein, yielding MFTGYGTCYRLDALELAAEHVRYTQHWTYKTLEHFRTVLANPEFPCLFGRKAVNGATCHVLFARSEQLADDIAQGLADYVRMIAPIPPKQRIGSPLVVFLETAADHTLAEQQALAWKVLRGVHARDPHPWPQGIPTDPEDNGWSFCYAGMPLFINMNFPGHRQMKSRNLGPHITFVINPRANFDEVANANTESGQRIRERIRERVRHYNDGVMPDTLGFFGDADNYEWKQYQLQEAGSLNPSRCPFHAHAAHPATPDLLIET
- a CDS encoding LysR substrate-binding domain-containing protein, translated to MSERIQALHALRAFEVASRYGSFTRAAEELALTQGAVSHHIKTLEAMFGCDLFERRGPKLALTEHGRLLAQELKVGFKIIENACALLRQDRYGLRLKAPSTLTVRWLLRALDAFKKVEDNCSVQLSSVWMDIDSVDFYSEPYDCAILLASGRFPADIESFKLFDEWLIPVCHPDYMAQAQPDLADLAQCEFLHPSPDRRDWRRWLARMDALYISIDHGQVFDTLDQGISAAQQGLGISVVDLVLASADLGAGRLVTPFKHAVATGDGYYMTWLKASPKARQMHKLREFLLGQVPALACKDINYLYG